A single genomic interval of Lathyrus oleraceus cultivar Zhongwan6 chromosome 7, CAAS_Psat_ZW6_1.0, whole genome shotgun sequence harbors:
- the LOC127102929 gene encoding uncharacterized protein LOC127102929 — protein sequence MNSTEQAPSSSHQNPTVTDVVSTPIYKEPHILDSEPHIHLATPFEKLEVLYETLVDFDSMKRNGVDLTDELKKQGWEHYFQRLYGPVYTNPVKEFWRFTDSDDHYIVSYVLGVKIVITEKSIATLLNMKKTGGRRIYNINPRAKYLSHEINPTIFQQNVKEAEMLNETTSPSSSPSPQSPPYYNLSSDTEPFDPHSPTLAQIQNRALSPQQPTHSNPEPEVTSPPPENPNTTTSEPPPSEPIHSESQPSQPLHSEMPQPTTSADPTPPTLNLSPPSLPPKPLN from the exons atgaaCTCAACTGAGCAAGCTCCAAGTTCTAGTCATCAAAACCCTACAGTCACCGACGTCGTTTCCACTCCCATCTACaaagaaccccacattcttgatAGTGAGCCTCATATTCATCTTGCGACGCCTTTTGAGAAGCTGGAAGTGCTGTATGAAaccttggtggattttgacagCATGAAAAGAAATGGTGTCGACCTCACTGATGAACTAAAGAAGCAAGGGTGGGAAcactactttcaacgcctctatggCCCAGTATACACAAATCCGGTAAAAGAGTTCTGGAGATTCACTGACTctgatgatcactacattgtctcctacgTTCTAGGAGTCAAGATAGTTATCACAGAGAAATCAATTGCTACTCTTCTAAACATGAAGAAGACTGGAGGAAGACGCatctacaacatcaatcctagggcaaagtATTTGTCCCATGAGATAAACCCTACGATATTCCAACAGAATGTTAaag aagcagaaatgctgaatgaaactACTTCACCATCTTCATCACCATCTCCACAATCCCCACCCTATTATAACCTCTCATCTGACACTGAACCCTTTGATCCTCACTCCCCAACTCTGGCTCAGATCCAAAACCGTGCTCTGTCCCCTCAACAGCCAACACACTCTAACCCTGAACCTGAAGTTACCTCTCCACCACCAGAAAACCCAAACACAACCACCTCTGAACCCCCACCATCAGAACCAATCCACTCTGAATCACAACCATCCCAACCACTACACTCTGAAATGCCCCAACCTACTACCTCCGCTGACCCAACACCTCCCACACTTAACCTAAGCCCCCCTTCTCTCCCTCCTAAGCCTCTGAACTAG